A genomic window from Arthrobacter sp. FW305-BF8 includes:
- a CDS encoding sigma-70 family RNA polymerase sigma factor: MPLDEDLVAAIYREHGTALRRFVLSASRDPHLADDIVQETVLRVWQQAPTVTGSMRSYLFRTARNIMIDNYRKAQRRPVEAEDRDVADPEEATGRVDDLLNKVLMEEALLRLSAEHRDVLVALHYRRFTVGEAAVQLNIPSGTVKSRAFYAVKALRTILDEMGVER; encoded by the coding sequence GTGCCGCTGGATGAGGATTTGGTTGCAGCGATATACCGCGAGCACGGAACGGCGCTGCGCCGGTTTGTGCTCAGCGCCTCCCGCGACCCGCATCTTGCCGACGACATCGTGCAGGAAACAGTGCTTCGCGTCTGGCAACAGGCGCCCACGGTTACGGGCAGCATGCGCAGTTACCTTTTCCGGACTGCCCGGAACATCATGATCGACAACTACCGGAAGGCCCAGCGACGACCGGTGGAAGCCGAGGACCGTGACGTTGCGGATCCGGAGGAAGCCACGGGGCGGGTTGACGACCTGCTGAACAAGGTGCTGATGGAGGAAGCGCTGCTCCGGCTGAGCGCAGAGCACCGTGATGTTCTGGTGGCCCTGCACTACCGGCGGTTCACGGTGGGCGAGGCTGCGGTCCAGTTGAACATTCCGAGCGGAACGGTGAAATCCAGGGCTTTCTACGCGGTGAAGGCCCTGCGGACAATACTCGATGAAATGGGTGTGGAACGGTGA
- a CDS encoding zf-HC2 domain-containing protein: MNGKEVHELLGAYLLGGLDDAERLRFEDHLKQCGTCRSELSDLESLPGLLDAVPVPDAVALAVPVAGRPGSEAASPAPSPVPQPILDQLAARRRNSRRRLTALVGVVAAACLALGFAAAPLFDPADKPDASYSVKADTGMQVTVGMVKKTWGTELAVDGRSLPQNGRLSLWVKDRAGVADRACAWMATPSGRVRVTSATPLQYTSIASVELRNDRQQTIAVIAVPGT, from the coding sequence GTGAACGGCAAGGAAGTCCATGAGCTGCTGGGGGCATACCTGCTGGGAGGGCTCGACGACGCAGAGAGGCTCCGCTTCGAAGACCACCTCAAGCAGTGCGGCACCTGCCGCAGCGAACTGTCAGACCTGGAATCCCTGCCGGGACTGCTGGATGCCGTGCCGGTCCCGGACGCCGTGGCGCTCGCCGTTCCGGTGGCAGGCCGGCCCGGCTCCGAAGCCGCGTCACCTGCCCCGTCCCCCGTCCCCCAGCCGATACTGGACCAGCTGGCGGCACGCCGTCGTAATTCCCGACGGCGGCTGACGGCCCTCGTTGGGGTGGTGGCCGCGGCCTGCCTCGCCCTGGGATTTGCGGCGGCGCCCCTCTTTGACCCCGCCGACAAGCCCGACGCCAGCTATTCGGTCAAAGCCGATACCGGCATGCAGGTCACGGTGGGAATGGTCAAGAAAACCTGGGGCACCGAGCTGGCCGTCGACGGACGGAGTCTGCCCCAGAACGGCCGGCTTTCACTGTGGGTGAAGGACCGTGCCGGGGTTGCGGACCGGGCCTGCGCGTGGATGGCGACGCCCAGCGGAAGGGTTCGTGTCACCAGCGCGACGCCGCTGCAGTACACAAGCATCGCCAGCGTCGAACTGCGGAACGACCGGCAGCAGACCATTGCCGTCATTGCCGTACCCGGAACCTGA